The proteins below come from a single Asanoa ferruginea genomic window:
- a CDS encoding tetratricopeptide repeat protein: MSFSDDVRSAFRRGETDAVVAMSRAEIDRARAAGDLAGEVEARYSLARVALRGGDLAGAAARAQEALAVALRSGDRALPERPRHVLAAVTRMSGDLTRARELYLENIALNESLGRPEVVNSERHNLAFCELGLGNLDAARDLWAASRERVFREGWDDFVPYVCVAGAALASAEGDQHRAARMVGLADAAFAALGQVPDPDDAAELAAVRTAAVHAIGEARFTQEYAQGQHLDPRAAFA; this comes from the coding sequence GTGAGTTTCAGCGACGACGTGCGGTCGGCCTTCCGGCGCGGCGAGACCGACGCCGTCGTGGCGATGAGCCGCGCCGAGATCGACCGGGCCCGGGCGGCCGGCGATCTGGCCGGCGAGGTGGAGGCCCGTTACAGCCTCGCCCGCGTCGCCCTGCGCGGCGGCGACCTGGCCGGCGCCGCGGCCCGTGCGCAGGAGGCGCTCGCGGTGGCGCTGCGCTCCGGCGACCGCGCCCTCCCGGAACGGCCCAGGCACGTGCTGGCCGCGGTGACCAGGATGTCCGGCGACCTGACCCGGGCGCGCGAGCTCTACCTGGAGAACATCGCGCTCAACGAGTCGCTGGGCCGCCCCGAGGTGGTCAACTCGGAGCGGCACAACCTGGCGTTCTGCGAGCTGGGACTGGGCAACCTCGACGCGGCGCGGGACCTGTGGGCCGCCAGCCGCGAGCGGGTCTTCCGGGAGGGCTGGGACGACTTCGTGCCCTATGTCTGCGTGGCCGGCGCCGCTCTCGCCTCGGCCGAGGGCGACCAGCACCGCGCGGCCCGGATGGTCGGCCTCGCGGACGCGGCCTTCGCGGCTCTTGGCCAGGTGCCGGACCCCGACGACGCCGCCGAACTCGCCGCCGTCCGCACCGCTGCTGTGCACGCCATCGGCGAGGCCCGATTCACCCAGGAGTACGCCCAGGGCCAGCACCTTGACCCCCGCGCCGCCTTCGCCTAG
- a CDS encoding glycosyltransferase family 2 protein: MTETPPPPAVTVVLAVYNTMPYLTRCLESLAAQTIGPDQLEVIAVDDGSTDGSSAELERFARLHPGLVTVLRQPNSGGPAAPSNRALDRATGRYVFFLGADDYLGPEALERLVATGDRLGSDVVLGRVVGVNSRHVDQTVFAADADHIGLFDSGLPYALANTKLFRRALIEKHGVRFPEGMPVLSDQPFTLAALFHAQRISVRADYDYYYAVRRLDSGNITYGSRQSVRLDALAQLVEYVAALVPAGDQRDAVLVRHFRWELAKLVGDEFRRLDRADQETLVAGVGALVRGHLTEGIRAQLDVESRVRFAVAAHGDVDALLAVIRQDAEVGVPVTVIEGDRSYAAYPGFRSAGGPPDGCFDVTATRDWRAKFDATTVAWERGPQGRALVISGRSPRTDVAEPVVLSAGGVSAAAVVTRDGDGTRVHARLSANELLATSSAAGERRAIKAAVGPATALLRAPGFRAPTPVIRRRGARPYLVAVSVDPLGQVIIGVTPLSVRRVVAHLKRAGLRVGR, from the coding sequence GTGACCGAGACGCCGCCACCGCCGGCGGTGACGGTCGTCCTCGCGGTCTACAACACGATGCCCTACCTCACCCGCTGCCTCGAATCCCTTGCCGCACAGACCATCGGGCCCGACCAGCTCGAGGTCATCGCGGTCGACGACGGTTCAACCGACGGCAGCTCCGCCGAGCTCGAGCGCTTCGCCCGGCTCCACCCCGGCCTCGTCACGGTGCTCCGCCAGCCCAACTCGGGCGGCCCGGCAGCGCCGAGCAACCGGGCCCTCGACCGGGCAACCGGCCGCTACGTCTTCTTCCTCGGCGCCGACGACTACCTCGGTCCTGAGGCTCTCGAACGCCTCGTCGCCACCGGTGACCGGCTCGGCTCGGACGTCGTGCTCGGCCGCGTCGTCGGCGTCAACAGCCGGCACGTCGACCAGACGGTGTTCGCCGCCGACGCCGACCACATCGGGTTGTTCGACTCCGGGCTGCCCTACGCACTGGCCAACACCAAGCTGTTCCGCCGCGCCCTGATCGAGAAGCACGGTGTCCGCTTCCCCGAGGGCATGCCGGTGCTCAGCGACCAGCCGTTCACCCTGGCGGCGCTGTTCCACGCCCAGCGGATCTCGGTGCGGGCCGACTACGACTACTACTACGCGGTGCGCCGGCTCGATTCCGGCAACATCACCTACGGCAGCCGGCAGAGCGTGCGGCTGGACGCGCTGGCGCAGCTCGTCGAGTATGTCGCGGCGCTCGTGCCGGCCGGCGACCAGCGCGACGCCGTGCTGGTCCGGCACTTCCGCTGGGAGCTGGCCAAGCTCGTCGGCGACGAGTTCCGCCGGCTCGATCGCGCCGACCAGGAGACGCTCGTCGCCGGCGTCGGCGCGCTGGTGCGCGGCCACCTCACCGAGGGCATCCGCGCGCAGCTCGACGTCGAGTCGAGGGTGCGGTTCGCGGTCGCCGCGCACGGCGACGTCGACGCGCTCCTCGCCGTCATCCGCCAGGACGCCGAGGTCGGCGTGCCGGTCACGGTGATCGAAGGCGACCGGTCCTACGCGGCCTACCCGGGTTTCCGCTCCGCAGGCGGGCCGCCCGACGGATGCTTCGACGTGACAGCGACGCGGGACTGGCGGGCCAAGTTCGACGCCACCACCGTCGCCTGGGAACGCGGCCCGCAGGGCCGCGCGCTGGTGATCAGCGGCCGCAGCCCCCGCACCGACGTGGCCGAACCGGTGGTGCTCAGCGCCGGCGGCGTCAGCGCGGCCGCGGTCGTGACGCGCGACGGCGACGGCACCCGGGTGCACGCCCGGCTGTCCGCCAACGAACTGCTCGCCACCAGTTCGGCGGCCGGGGAGCGCCGGGCGATCAAGGCCGCTGTCGGCCCGGCCACCGCGCTGCTGCGCGCCCCCGGCTTCAGGGCACCCACCCCCGTGATCCGCCGCCGGGGCGCCCGCCCCTACCTGGTGGCCGTCAGCGTCGACCCGCTTGGCCAGGTCATCATCGGGGTGACTCCGTTGAGCGTTCGCCGGGTGGTGGCCCACCTCAAGCGCGCTGGGCTCCGTGTAGGAAGGTAG
- a CDS encoding glycosyltransferase, which yields MSTRSASDLVRRSPTRPGGSRPHVIYLAIGFPPAAKSSAYRMRETANQFAAAGWDVTVVTIRQEAWEREYGLDHTLSAGVDPRIEIVELPLERVDLETDIRRFSAARSLRPREWIYEQRQQALKLFPEPVFGGWRPALEQAVLRLHKQRPANLLVATCVPYVNLAATWRLWEEHRVPYVVDFRDGWSVDVINGGEAFTRDSVAGQWEAKLLADATAFWCVNEPIAGFYRDRYPEVAERVRVVRNGFDRDSIPPQPHRADPAAGLTFGYLGALNLPLPLLEATLEGWRTARDSEPLLAGARFEVRGHVGAGWAREDNPHMEALKAAGVDGVTFGGPVPKAEVAATYARWDGLAFMVTGGQYMTSGKVYEFMATGLPIVSAHEAEHDASTVLADYPLWAGPATVEAAGIAESFRRAARLAVDTSDTDRAAARASADRYARDTQLEPAVRDVTELVR from the coding sequence GTGTCGACCCGCAGTGCCAGTGACCTCGTTCGCCGGTCTCCGACGCGGCCAGGCGGGTCCCGGCCGCACGTCATCTACCTGGCCATCGGGTTCCCGCCGGCGGCCAAGAGCTCGGCATACCGGATGCGCGAGACGGCCAACCAGTTCGCCGCCGCGGGTTGGGACGTCACCGTCGTCACGATCCGGCAGGAGGCGTGGGAGCGCGAATACGGTCTCGACCACACGCTGAGTGCCGGCGTCGACCCCCGCATCGAGATCGTCGAACTGCCGCTGGAGCGGGTCGACCTGGAGACCGACATCCGGCGCTTCTCGGCGGCCCGGTCGCTGCGCCCCCGCGAGTGGATCTACGAACAGCGCCAGCAGGCGCTCAAGCTCTTCCCGGAGCCCGTCTTCGGCGGTTGGCGGCCGGCGTTGGAGCAGGCCGTCCTGCGGCTGCACAAGCAACGGCCGGCCAACCTCCTGGTGGCCACCTGCGTGCCCTACGTCAACCTGGCCGCGACCTGGCGGCTGTGGGAGGAGCACCGGGTGCCCTACGTCGTCGACTTCCGCGACGGCTGGTCGGTCGACGTCATCAACGGCGGCGAAGCCTTCACCCGCGACTCGGTGGCCGGCCAGTGGGAGGCCAAGCTGCTGGCCGACGCCACGGCCTTCTGGTGCGTCAACGAACCGATTGCGGGCTTCTACCGCGACCGCTACCCGGAGGTGGCGGAGCGGGTGCGGGTGGTGCGCAACGGCTTCGACCGGGACAGCATCCCGCCGCAACCACATCGGGCCGATCCGGCCGCCGGCCTCACCTTCGGCTACCTCGGCGCGCTCAACCTGCCGCTGCCGTTGCTGGAGGCGACGCTCGAGGGCTGGCGAACGGCGCGCGACAGTGAGCCGCTGCTGGCCGGCGCCCGCTTCGAGGTGCGCGGGCACGTCGGCGCCGGCTGGGCCCGGGAGGACAATCCGCACATGGAGGCGTTGAAGGCGGCCGGCGTCGACGGGGTCACCTTCGGCGGCCCGGTGCCCAAGGCCGAGGTCGCCGCGACCTACGCGCGGTGGGACGGCCTGGCCTTCATGGTCACCGGCGGGCAATACATGACCTCCGGAAAGGTCTACGAGTTCATGGCGACCGGCCTACCGATCGTCTCGGCACACGAGGCCGAGCACGACGCGTCCACGGTGCTCGCCGACTATCCACTGTGGGCGGGTCCAGCCACAGTGGAGGCCGCCGGCATCGCGGAGTCCTTCCGCCGGGCCGCCCGGCTGGCCGTCGACACCAGCGACACCGACCGGGCCGCCGCCCGCGCGTCGGCCGACCGATACGCCCGTGACACCCAGCTGGAGCCGGCCGTGCGCGACGTCACCGAGCTCGTCCGATGA
- a CDS encoding glycosyltransferase family 4 protein, whose translation MLVDNGVHGDSRVQKVARSAADAGWEVVLLGKSPAGPETWQIGAAEVRLLPMPDPLLRASALRRLAHRLLKRPTATSKNVAAAAAPAAKPRGARSIAVAAARRAYQPYDRARTRFWTRVSGDAAWRRLEPALWDYEEVFGPVVDQLEPDLIHAHDFRMVGVGARAKTRAAAAGREVKLVWDAHEFLPGIKPRRDDAHWLPAHLAHEREYARFADAVVTVSGGLAELLRVEHGLASLPTVVLNAPLAAGSEGVGPDLRGLCGVGVGVPLVVYSGAAAVQRGLDLMVEALPRLGGVHVALVVNAPSDGYVRGLVARAEVLGVGGRLHVLPYVAHDRVVGLLSGADVGVIPIHRWPNHEIALITKFFEYAHARLPMVVSDVRTMADAVRAAGIGEVFRSEDLDDFVRAVGLVLADRGRYRAAYEDPELLDSWTWERQAAVLDDLYRDLLPDLAPARGGAS comes from the coding sequence ATGTTGGTCGACAACGGCGTGCACGGTGACTCAAGAGTGCAGAAGGTGGCCCGGTCGGCGGCCGACGCGGGCTGGGAGGTCGTGCTTCTCGGCAAGTCGCCCGCCGGTCCCGAGACCTGGCAGATCGGCGCCGCCGAGGTCCGGCTGCTGCCGATGCCCGACCCGCTCCTGCGGGCCTCCGCCTTGCGCCGCCTCGCCCATCGGCTCCTCAAGCGTCCGACGGCCACGTCGAAGAATGTCGCCGCCGCTGCCGCTCCGGCCGCCAAGCCCCGGGGCGCCCGTTCGATCGCTGTCGCCGCCGCCCGCCGCGCCTACCAGCCATACGACCGCGCGCGCACCAGGTTCTGGACGCGGGTCAGCGGCGACGCCGCGTGGCGGCGGCTCGAGCCGGCGCTGTGGGACTACGAAGAGGTCTTCGGCCCGGTCGTCGACCAACTCGAGCCGGATCTGATCCACGCACACGACTTCCGGATGGTCGGCGTCGGTGCCCGCGCCAAGACCCGCGCCGCGGCGGCGGGCCGTGAGGTCAAGCTGGTCTGGGACGCGCACGAGTTCCTGCCCGGGATCAAGCCACGCCGCGACGACGCCCATTGGCTGCCCGCACACCTCGCCCATGAGCGGGAGTACGCGCGGTTTGCGGATGCGGTGGTGACGGTGTCGGGTGGGTTGGCGGAGTTGTTGCGTGTGGAGCATGGGTTGGCGTCGTTGCCGACGGTGGTGCTTAACGCGCCTTTGGCGGCGGGTTCGGAGGGTGTGGGTCCGGATCTGCGGGGGTTGTGTGGGGTTGGGGTCGGGGTTCCGTTGGTGGTTTACAGCGGTGCGGCGGCGGTGCAGCGTGGTTTGGATTTGATGGTGGAGGCGTTGCCGAGGTTGGGCGGGGTGCATGTCGCGTTGGTGGTGAACGCGCCGTCCGATGGTTATGTGCGGGGGTTGGTGGCCCGTGCGGAGGTCCTCGGTGTGGGTGGTCGGTTGCATGTGTTGCCGTATGTGGCGCATGACCGGGTGGTGGGTTTGTTGTCGGGGGCTGATGTCGGGGTGATTCCGATTCATCGGTGGCCGAATCATGAGATTGCGTTGATTACCAAGTTTTTTGAGTATGCGCATGCGCGGTTGCCGATGGTTGTGTCGGATGTGCGGACGATGGCGGATGCGGTGCGTGCGGCGGGTATTGGTGAGGTGTTCCGGTCGGAGGACCTGGACGATTTTGTGCGTGCGGTTGGGTTGGTGTTGGCGGATCGGGGTCGTTATCGGGCGGCCTATGAGGATCCGGAGTTGTTGGATTCCTGGACCTGGGAACGCCAGGCGGCCGTGCTCGACGACCTCTATCGCGACCTGCTGCCAGACCTGGCGCCGGCCCGCGGGGGAGCGTCGTGA
- a CDS encoding acyltransferase, with product MNTDAMSEVFVHPTAEVDEGATIGAGTKVWHLAHVRSTATIGANCVIGRNVYVDAGAVVGDLVKIQNNVSVYHGVTIEDEVFVGPCAVFTNDLRPRAQNPDWEITPTVVRRGASIGANATLVCGVEIGEYAMVAAGSVVTRSVEPYQLVAGNPARPKGWVDAAGQVVSREPRRPANA from the coding sequence ATGAACACTGACGCCATGTCTGAGGTCTTCGTCCACCCCACCGCCGAGGTGGACGAGGGAGCCACGATCGGTGCCGGCACGAAGGTGTGGCACCTGGCCCACGTCCGCTCGACCGCGACGATCGGGGCCAACTGCGTGATCGGCCGCAACGTCTACGTCGACGCCGGTGCGGTGGTCGGCGACCTGGTGAAGATCCAGAACAACGTCTCGGTCTACCACGGGGTCACGATCGAAGACGAGGTGTTCGTCGGCCCGTGCGCGGTCTTCACCAACGACCTGCGGCCCCGGGCGCAGAACCCGGATTGGGAGATCACCCCCACTGTCGTACGCCGTGGTGCCTCGATCGGCGCGAACGCGACGCTGGTGTGCGGTGTCGAGATCGGCGAGTACGCCATGGTCGCGGCCGGCTCGGTGGTGACCCGGAGCGTCGAGCCCTACCAGCTCGTGGCCGGCAACCCGGCCCGGCCGAAGGGTTGGGTCGACGCCGCGGGCCAGGTCGTCTCCCGTGAACCGCGGCGGCCGGCGAACGCCTGA
- a CDS encoding glycosyltransferase family 39 protein, translated as MAAPTTVDSDARTAPAEPPPARSWRDRARSAGSAAAPAILGYLVVRCVGILFLWVMAHRQGTDLSWLLAGRFDATAYRKIVDVGYDPAIPVGVDGSLRPSNLAFFPLFPALTQVVTWVPTVGSLGAALVVSWLSAIAAAWGIYAIGVRLWSQTTGILLVILWGVLPHALVENMGYSESLFTALAAWSLYALLRERWLTAGVLCLLAGLTRPVAVALIAAVGISAIVAIVRRRDGWRPWVAGAIAPIGYLGFLAWVGARLGRWDGYFYMQREGWRVSFDGGADTVRTFAKVLTQTNQQLELYVIVFSVFAAVVLLALLLAQRPPLPIVVYTVVMLVFLAGAAGGQQGKARYLIPVFTLLLPLAAGLTKALNSTKVIVLVALTLGSAWYGTYLTLVWKWSP; from the coding sequence ATGGCCGCACCGACCACCGTAGACAGCGATGCACGCACGGCGCCAGCCGAGCCGCCGCCCGCCCGCTCCTGGCGTGACCGCGCCCGCTCGGCCGGGTCGGCCGCCGCGCCCGCGATCCTCGGCTACCTGGTCGTCCGCTGCGTTGGCATCCTGTTCCTCTGGGTGATGGCCCACCGGCAAGGCACCGACCTGAGCTGGCTGCTCGCCGGCCGGTTCGACGCCACCGCCTACCGCAAGATTGTCGACGTCGGCTACGACCCCGCCATCCCGGTCGGTGTCGACGGCAGCCTGCGACCTTCCAACCTGGCGTTCTTTCCGCTGTTCCCGGCGTTGACGCAGGTCGTGACCTGGGTGCCGACGGTGGGTTCGCTCGGTGCGGCGCTGGTCGTCTCGTGGCTCTCGGCCATCGCCGCCGCCTGGGGCATCTATGCCATCGGTGTGCGGCTGTGGTCGCAGACCACGGGCATCCTGCTGGTCATCCTCTGGGGCGTGCTACCGCACGCGCTGGTGGAGAACATGGGCTACAGCGAGTCGCTGTTCACCGCCCTGGCCGCCTGGTCGCTCTACGCGCTGCTGCGCGAGCGCTGGCTCACCGCCGGCGTGCTGTGCCTGCTCGCCGGCCTGACCCGACCGGTCGCCGTGGCGCTGATCGCCGCGGTGGGGATCAGCGCGATCGTGGCGATCGTGCGGCGCCGCGACGGGTGGCGGCCCTGGGTCGCCGGTGCCATCGCCCCGATCGGCTACCTGGGCTTCCTCGCCTGGGTCGGCGCGCGGTTGGGCCGCTGGGACGGCTACTTCTATATGCAGCGGGAAGGCTGGCGCGTCTCGTTCGACGGTGGCGCCGACACGGTCCGCACCTTCGCCAAAGTGCTGACCCAGACCAACCAGCAACTCGAGTTGTACGTGATCGTCTTCTCGGTCTTCGCCGCGGTGGTGCTCCTCGCGCTCCTACTCGCGCAGCGCCCGCCGCTGCCGATCGTCGTCTACACCGTGGTGATGCTGGTCTTCCTCGCCGGCGCGGCCGGCGGCCAGCAGGGCAAGGCGCGCTACCTGATCCCGGTCTTCACCCTGCTGCTGCCACTGGCGGCCGGCCTGACCAAGGCACTCAACAGCACGAAGGTGATCGTGCTGGTGGCGCTCACCCTCGGGTCGGCGTGGTATGGGACGTATCTGACGCTGGTGTGGAAGTGGTCGCCGTAG
- a CDS encoding nucleotide sugar dehydrogenase has protein sequence MNICVVALGKIGLPLAVQFASKGHRVRGADTSKRVVDLVNDGVAPFPGEAGLDAALGTAVSAGLLTATTDTAAAVAESDAVVVVVPLFVDADGIPDFGWMDDATRAIAAGLRPGTLVSYETTLPVGTTRDRWAPMLAEGSGLTAGSDFFLVFSPERVLTGRVFADLRKYPKLVGGIDAASAARGVAFYESVLDFDDRADLPRPNGVWDLGSAEASEMAKLAETTYRDVNIALANQFARFAGTAGIDVTKVIEACNSQPYSHIHQPGIAVGGHCIPIYPRMYLWNDPDATVVRAAREANADMPAYAVSLLADAYGDLTGANVLVLGAAYRGGVKETAFSGVFPAVEALRARGAVPYVADPMYTTDELIADGLPPHEGQPVTAAVIQADHAEYRTLAAADLPGVRVLVDGRRVTDPARWDGVRRIVIGA, from the coding sequence GTGAACATCTGCGTCGTCGCTCTGGGGAAGATCGGCCTCCCGCTGGCCGTGCAGTTCGCGTCGAAGGGTCACCGGGTCCGCGGCGCCGACACCTCCAAGCGGGTGGTCGACCTGGTCAACGACGGGGTGGCACCGTTCCCCGGCGAGGCCGGCCTCGACGCCGCGCTCGGCACGGCGGTGTCGGCTGGCCTGCTCACGGCCACCACCGACACCGCGGCGGCCGTCGCCGAGTCCGACGCGGTGGTCGTCGTCGTTCCGCTGTTCGTCGACGCCGACGGCATTCCCGACTTCGGCTGGATGGACGACGCGACCCGGGCCATCGCCGCCGGCCTGCGGCCCGGCACGCTGGTCAGCTACGAGACGACGCTGCCCGTCGGCACCACCCGCGACCGATGGGCGCCGATGCTCGCCGAGGGCTCCGGCCTGACCGCCGGCAGCGACTTCTTCCTGGTCTTCAGCCCGGAGCGGGTGCTCACCGGCCGGGTCTTCGCCGACCTGCGCAAATACCCGAAGCTGGTCGGTGGCATCGACGCCGCGTCGGCCGCGCGGGGCGTCGCGTTCTACGAGTCGGTCCTCGACTTCGACGACCGCGCCGATCTTCCCCGGCCCAACGGGGTGTGGGACCTCGGCTCGGCCGAGGCGTCGGAGATGGCCAAGCTCGCCGAGACCACCTACCGCGACGTCAACATCGCGCTGGCCAACCAGTTCGCCCGGTTCGCCGGCACCGCCGGGATCGACGTCACCAAGGTGATCGAGGCCTGCAACTCGCAGCCATACAGCCACATCCACCAGCCCGGGATCGCGGTCGGCGGGCACTGCATCCCGATCTACCCGCGGATGTATCTGTGGAACGACCCGGACGCGACCGTCGTCCGGGCCGCGCGGGAAGCCAATGCCGACATGCCGGCGTACGCGGTCTCGCTGCTCGCCGACGCCTACGGCGACCTGACCGGCGCCAATGTGCTGGTGCTGGGTGCCGCCTACCGCGGCGGGGTCAAGGAGACGGCGTTCTCCGGCGTCTTCCCGGCCGTCGAGGCGCTGCGGGCCCGGGGCGCCGTGCCCTACGTCGCCGACCCGATGTACACCACCGACGAGCTCATCGCAGACGGCCTGCCGCCGCACGAGGGCCAGCCGGTCACCGCCGCCGTGATCCAGGCCGACCACGCCGAATACCGGACCCTGGCCGCCGCCGACCTGCCCGGGGTGCGGGTGCTGGTCGACGGCCGGCGGGTGACCGACCCCGCCCGGTGGGACGGGGTGCGGCGGATCGTCATCGGGGCGTGA
- a CDS encoding glycosyltransferase family 4 protein: MLVDNGVHGDSRVQKTAASAAAAGWDVVLLGRGAAETWQLGGAEVRLIPTPSPLAKGSHTTRRRWLRGPLGYPPTGIAAIRAQKVKAWQADLRFRRALGTRSGAAKLRLSVESALAKVTSRWVSFRYWQLNRKPRTFHGPWDRAVTRFWQATLGDRAWRRLAPHLWDFELAFGPVIDELKPDLIHANDFRMLGVGARAKTRAAAAGRQVKLVWDAHEFVPGIRPLPHNARWNPAIQAHEREYASFADAVVTVSGGLAELLRVEHGLASLPTVVLNAPLAAGSEGVGPDLRGLCGVGVGVPLVVYSGAAAVQRGLDLMVEALPRLGGVHVALVVNAPSDGYVRGLVARAEVLGVGGRLHVLPYVAHDRVVGLLSGADVGVIPIHRWPNHEIALITKFFEYAHARLPMVVSDVRTMADAVRAAGIGEVFRSEDLDDFVRAVESVLADPGRYRAAYEDPELLDSWTWERQFAILDESVYARLAPTATTSTPASDTSHTTPTRG, encoded by the coding sequence ATGCTGGTCGACAACGGTGTGCACGGCGACTCGCGGGTGCAGAAGACGGCCGCTTCGGCCGCCGCAGCGGGCTGGGACGTCGTGCTGCTCGGCCGCGGCGCCGCGGAGACGTGGCAGCTCGGCGGCGCGGAGGTGCGCCTCATCCCGACGCCGTCCCCGCTGGCCAAGGGGTCGCACACCACCCGGCGGCGCTGGCTGCGCGGCCCGCTCGGCTACCCGCCCACCGGCATCGCCGCCATCCGCGCCCAGAAGGTCAAGGCGTGGCAGGCCGACCTGCGGTTCCGCCGGGCGCTCGGCACCCGCTCCGGCGCGGCCAAGCTCCGGCTGAGCGTCGAGTCGGCGCTGGCCAAGGTGACCAGCCGGTGGGTCTCGTTCCGCTACTGGCAGCTCAACCGCAAGCCCCGCACGTTCCACGGCCCCTGGGACCGCGCGGTGACCAGGTTCTGGCAGGCCACCCTTGGGGACCGCGCCTGGCGGCGGCTCGCGCCGCACCTGTGGGACTTCGAGTTGGCCTTCGGCCCGGTGATCGACGAGTTGAAGCCCGATCTCATCCACGCCAACGACTTCCGCATGCTCGGCGTCGGTGCCCGCGCCAAGACCCGCGCGGCGGCGGCGGGCCGTCAGGTCAAGTTGGTGTGGGACGCGCACGAATTCGTGCCGGGCATCCGACCGCTACCGCACAACGCCCGCTGGAACCCGGCGATCCAGGCGCACGAGCGGGAGTACGCATCGTTCGCGGATGCGGTGGTGACGGTGTCGGGTGGGTTGGCGGAGTTGTTGCGTGTGGAGCATGGGTTGGCGTCGTTGCCGACGGTGGTGCTTAACGCGCCTTTGGCGGCGGGTTCGGAGGGTGTGGGTCCGGATCTGCGGGGGTTGTGTGGGGTTGGGGTCGGGGTTCCGTTGGTGGTTTACAGCGGTGCGGCGGCGGTGCAGCGTGGTTTGGATTTGATGGTGGAGGCGTTGCCGAGGTTGGGCGGGGTGCATGTCGCGTTGGTGGTGAACGCGCCGTCCGATGGTTATGTGCGGGGGTTGGTGGCCCGTGCGGAGGTCCTCGGTGTGGGTGGTCGGTTGCATGTGTTGCCGTATGTGGCGCATGACCGGGTGGTGGGTTTGTTGTCGGGGGCTGATGTCGGGGTGATTCCGATTCATCGGTGGCCGAATCATGAGATTGCGTTGATTACCAAGTTTTTTGAGTATGCGCATGCGCGGTTGCCGATGGTTGTGTCGGATGTGCGGACGATGGCGGATGCGGTGCGTGCGGCGGGTATTGGTGAGGTGTTCCGGTCGGAGGACCTGGACGATTTTGTGCGTGCGGTGGAGTCGGTGTTGGCGGATCCGGGTCGTTATCGGGCGGCCTATGAGGATCCGGAGTTGTTGGATTCCTGGACCTGGGAACGCCAGTTCGCGATCCTCGACGAATCCGTCTACGCCCGGCTGGCGCCTACGGCGACCACTTCCACACCAGCGTCAGATACGTCCCATACCACGCCGACCCGAGGGTGA